From the Exiguobacterium marinum DSM 16307 genome, the window TGTCGTACTGACACTCATATTGTTTGGATTGAGAGGGATTGGATGAGACGAATTAAATTGACAGTTGCCTATGACGGGACCAACTATGCGGGATATCAAGTACAACCGAACGGCAATACGGTTCAGGCTGAGATTGAGACGGTGTTAGCACGCATGCATCGTCAACCGGTAAAAATCGTCGCTTCAGGTCGTACAGACGCCGGCGTCCATGCCTTAGGACAAGTGATTCACTTTGATACGTCGCTACAGATGCCTGCGGAACGATTCGTCAAAGCGCTAAACGCGATGTTGCCGGATGATATCCATGTCAAACAGGCTGAAGAGGCTGATGCTCTGTTCCATGCTCGCTACGGGGCCAAGCGAAAAGAATATCGCTACTATATTCGTAAGACCGAGGACCCGTTTCGACGACACTATGCTGCGACCGTTACTTACACGCTAAACCTAGAGTCGATGTGTCAAGCAATGAAGCTGTTAGTAGGAACACATGACTTCACTTCGTTCTCAGTGACGAAGGCGGAGGTCGAGGATCGTGTTCGTACTATCTATGAAACGGAAGTGTTAGAAGTAGATGATGAGATCATATTTCGTTTCGTGGGTTCTGGCTTTTTGTACAATCAAGTGCGAATTATGGTAGGGACAGTCATCGAGATAGGGCGAGGCAAGTATGAGCCTGCCGACATCGCACAAATGTTGGAGGCGAGAGACCGCCGTATGGCGGGAATAACCGCGCCCCCGCATGGTTTATATTTGTGGAATGTGAATTATGAAAAAGTAGATTGACATTCCTTCTATAAAATCGTATTATATTCATTGGCATTTCATTTTCAAATTTAGAGATGAACCACAATCTTAGCCCCGTAAACTAGGATTATGATAAAGCATCAAAAAATTAAGTGAACAGACATTTCTAGGAGGTATTCCACATGCGCACAACATTCATGGCTAAAGCATCTGAAGTAGAACGCAAATGGCTCCTTATCGACGCAGAAGGCAAAACACTTGGTCGTTTGACTAGTGAAGTAGCTTCACTTCTTCGCGGTAAGCACAAGCCGACTTTCACACCACACGTTGATTGCGGAGACCACGTCATCATCATCAACGCTGAGAAAATCAAATTGACTGGTAACAAGTTGAATGACAAGATCTACTACCGTCATTCAGGTCATCCAGGCGGCTTGAAATCACAAACTGCAAAAGAGCTTCTCGCAAAACGTCCAGAGCGTATGCTTGAACTCGCGATCAAAGGGATGCTTCCAAAAGGATCACTCGGTCGTCAACAATTCAACAAACTCCACGTTTACGCTGGAACTGAACACAAGCATGAAGCACAAAAACCAGAAGTTTACGAACTTCGCGGTTAATCGAGACACAGGGAGGAACTAAACGATGGCAGATGTACGTTACTACGGAACAGGCCGCCGCAAACACTCGGTGGCTCGCGTTCACCTCGTTGCAGGTGACGGTAAAGTTGTTGTAAATGGCCGCGATATCTCAGAATACTTCGGTCATGAGACTTTGATCATGATGGCTAAATCACCACTCGTATTGACTGAAACAGAAGGGAAATACGATGTAATCGTTAACGTTAACGGTGGTGGATATACTGGACAAGCTGGAGCGATTCGCCACGGTGTATCACGTGCGCTTCTTCAAGCGGACCCAGAATTCCGTCCAAGCCTCAAAGAAAAAGGCTTCTTAACTCGTGACGCTCGTATGAAAGAACGTAAAAAATACGGTCTTAAAGCAGCACGTCGCGCACCACAATTCTCGAAGCGTTAATCTTCGCGGTGTGGTTCGAACTCTCCATCCTTTCGGGTGGAGAGTTTTTTGTTTGAAATAGTCGATTCCGAAGCCGTCAAGAAAACGCTTTTTTTGATATACTGATATCGAAACAGTTAGAAGGGGGAAGCGATATGCTTACAGTAGAGCAAGTACGCGAGGAATTGGCGGGGCTCGTTGATCCAACGATCAACCGAACGCTTGGAGATACAGCGGGGGTAAAAGACATCCGCATTAAAGAAGATTATGTCAGTGTAAAAGTGGCACTCGGACAAACAGGGAGCGGGGAACAGCTTCAATTACAACAAGAGATTGTCACATTGCTCAAGGGGAAAGGCTTTAAGACGGTTGGACTTCGCTTTGAAGCATTGAACGACGAAAGTTTGAAGGAAGCGACAAAGCCGGCGATTCTTCGTGAGAATTCAGGGACGACATTTATCGCCATCGCTTCAGGTAAGGGTGGCGTAGGGAAATCTACAGTGTCTGTCAACTTAGCGGTCGCGCTTGCGCGAGCGGGCAAGAAGGTTGGATTGATCGATGCGGACATTTACGGATTTAGTGTTCCGGATATGCTTGGCATCGAAGAACGACCAGTTGTTCGCGGCGAAAAGATCATTCCAGTCGAGCGTTTCGGTGTGAAGGTCATTTCAATGGGCTTTTTCGTTGAAGACAATGCACCCGTTATCTGGCGTGGACCGATGCTCGGAAAAATGTTAAATAACTTCTTCAATGACGTCGAGTGGGGCGACCTAGACTATCTATTGCTCGACTTACCGCCAGGAACGGGGGATGTCGCACTTGATATCCATTCGATGCTCCCATCATGCCAGGAGTTGATTGTGACGACACCTCACGCGACAGCTGCTTTCGTTGCTGCTCGTGCTGGGGCAATGGCGATTAAAACGAACCATAAACTACTAGGTATCATTGAGAACATGGCTTATTTCGAAAGTAAACTGACAGGCGAAAAAGAATACGTATTCGGTTATGGTGGTGGAGAAAAACTATCAGAAGCACTGAAGAGTAAGTTGCTTGCTCAAATTCCGCTTGGCCAACCGTATGACAATGAAGAGGACTTCGCACCTTCTGTCTATCGGGATGGTCATCCATTTGAGCATACGTATGACGAGTTAGCGCAAGCAGTCATTAAACAAATAGAAGGGTGAATCGGTGAGAGATGAAAGTACAAGGATTTTTACGTTTGTTTTGGACAACGCTCGTTTTTGGGACGTTGTTCGGGTTCCTTATGAACTTGTTAGCGAACCCGGGTTATTTAGTCAGTCAGTCTTGGGAGGCAATTGTCACTGCGCTTAGTTACTCGAGCACATGGACCGGGATCAGTATGATGGGCTTCTTCGCCTATTTGATCATCCATCGGGTCGGTCTTGATTTATTCCGAGGGCCACGTCTATGGAATCGCGTCCAGGTGTTGTTAATCGCCTTTGCGATCTTTGATGCCGTTTATTTACGGATGCTCGCATTTGGAAATGATCACATGTGGCGTTATATCGGCGAGATGCTTGTGTTATTAATTGTCGCTTGGGTAGTTGCTGCGAGTAAAGCGAAACAAACGAATATGAGTGCTTTCATCCCGACACTTTTCTTAATGACCGTCATTACTTTGATTGAATGGATTCCGGCCCTTCAAACAACGGATGAAATTCCATTACTCTGGCCGGCCCTTGCAACATTAGTGTTCGCGAATGCCTATCAAGTATTGATGCTTCATCGCTTTCAACAGACGGGGCAAGTCACTGAACCGGCTTCGTCTGAAGTGGCGAAGAAAAAAACGAAAAAGCAGATGCCGTCTAAGTCATCATAAAATTTAATCGGTCGTGGATCGTTCTTTGTCATTTGGAGCGATTCAGCGACCGATTTTGTGTTTTGATTAAGTGGATGCAAAAAAAATAAAGTTTTTTTAGAAAAATTGTTGACGATTTTTTAGGATACTGATATATTAATAAACGTCGCTGATGTTGTTCACGCAGAAAAACATCAGGGAGTAAAAAAATAATAAAAAGTGGTTGACTTTCATAAGTCAAATCGCTATTATTAAAAAGTCGCTAACACGACAACAATTTGGTCTTTGAAAACTGAACGATGAGGCAAAAAAAGTTTTACAATTTTTGAATGAAGCGCAAGCTTCGTCAATTTAAGAGCTATATCAAATTCTTTGGAGAGTTTGATCCTGGCTCAGGACGAACGCTGGCGGCGTGCCTAATACATGCAAGTCGAGCGCAGGAAGCCGTTCCGAACCCTTCGGGGGGACGACGGTGGAATGAGCGGCGGACGGGTGAGTAACACGTAAAGAACCTGCCCATAGGTCTGGGATAACCACGAGAAATCGGGGCTAATACCGGATGTGTCATCGGACCGCATGGTCCGATGATGAAAGGCGCTTCGGCGTCGCCCATGGATGGCTTTGCGGTGCATTAGCTAGTTGGTGGGGTAATGGCCCACCAAGGCGACGATGCATAGCCGACCTGAGAGGGTGATCGGCCACACTGGGACTGAGACACGGCCCAGACTCCTACGGGAGGCAGCAGTAGGGAATCTTCCACAATGGACGAAAGTCTGATGGAGCAACGCCGCGTGAACGATGAAGGTTTTCGGATCGTAAAGTTCTGTTGTAAGGGAAGAACAAGTGCCGCAGGCAATGGCGGCACCTTGACGGTACCTTGCGAGAAAGCCACGGCTAACTACGTGCCAGCAGCCGCGGTAATACGTAGGTGGCAAGCGTTGTCCGGAATTATTGGGCGTAAAGCGCGCGCAGGCGGCCTCTTAAGTCTGATGTGAAAGCCCCCGGCTCAACCGGGGAGGGCCATTGGAAACTGGGAGGCTTGAGTATAGGAGAGAAGAGTGGAATTCCACGTGTAGCGGTGAAATGCGTAGAGATGTGGAGGAACACCAGTGGCGAAGGCGACTCTTTGGCCTATAACTGACGCTGAGGCGCGAAAGCGTGGGGAGCAAACAGGATTAGATACCCTGGTAGTCCACGCCGTAAACGATGAGTGCTAGGTGTTGGAGGGTTTCCGCCCTTCAGTGCTGAAGCTAACGCATTAAGCACTCCGCCTGGGGAGTACGGTCGCAAGGCTGAAACTCAAAGGAATTGACGGGGACCCGCACAAGCGGTGGAGCATGTGGTTTAATTCGAAGCAACGCGAAGAACCTTACCAACTCTTGACATCCCCCTGACCGGTACAGAGATGTATCTTCCCCTTCGGGGGCAGGGGTGACAGGTGGTGCATGGTTGTCGTCAGCTCGTGTCGTGAGATGTTGGGTTAAGTCCCGCAACGAGCGCAACCCTTGTCCTTAGTTGCCAGCATTCAGTTGGGCACTCTAAGGAGACTGCCGGTGACAAACCGGAGGAAGGTGGGGATGACGTCAAATCATCATGCCCCTTATGAGTTGGGCTACACACGTGCTACAATGGACGGTACAAAGGGCAGCGAAGCCGCGAGGTGGAGCCAATCCCAGAAAGCCGTTCTCAGTTCGGATTGCAGGCTGCAACTCGCCTGCATGAAGTCGGAATCGCTAGTAATCGCAGGTCAGCATACTGCGGTGAATACGTTCCCGGGTCTTGTACACACCGCCCGTCACACCACGAGAGTTTGCAACACCCGAAGTCGGTGAGGTAACCGTAAGGAGCCAGCCGCCGAAGGTGGGGCAGATGATTGGGGTGAAGTCGTAACAAGGTAGCCGTATCGGAAGGTGCGGCTGGATCACCTCCTTTCTAAGGAAAATGCCCATGTGGCATTGCCCATCGTTCAGTTTTGAGAGACCAAACACCTCTCTATGAGGGCCTATAGCTCAGCCGGTTAGAGCGCACGCCTGATAAGCGTGAGGTCGGTGGTTCGAGTCCACTTAGGCCCACCATTTTTATGAACAATTTTAATACACGGGGCCTTAGCTCAGCTGGGAGAGCGCCTGCCTTGCACGCAGGAGGTCAGCGGTTCGATCCCGCTAGGCTCCACTTTTGTTCCTTGAAAACTGAAGATTCATCAAGACATCAAAAACCAATTTCACATATGGTCCATAATGGACCGTGTGTCTTAGACGCTAGATCAAGGTAGAAAGGGCGTACGGTGGATGCCTTGGCACTAGGAGCCGATGAAGGACGCGACGAACAGCGAAATGCTCTGGGGAGTGGTAAGTACACATCGATCCAGAGATATCCGAATGGGGGAACCCACCGCCGGGAGACTGGCGGGACACCCACGTGAATACATAGCGTGGCGTGAGGCAAACCCGGGGAACTGAAACATCTAAGTACCCGGAGGAAGAGAAAGAAAATTCGATTCCCTGAGTAGCGGCGAGCGAAACGGGAACAGCCCAAACCAGGAAGCATGCTTCCTGGGGTTGTAGGACACTCTACACGGAGTTACAAAGGGATAGGGTAGGTGAACGACCTGGAAAGGTCGGCCAGAGAAGGTGACGGCCCTGTAGCCGAAACCCCATCCCCTCCAGAGTGGATCCTGAGTACGGCGGGACACGTGAAACCCCGTCGGAATCCGGGAGGACCATCTCCCAAGGCTAAATACTTCCTAGTGACCGATAGTGAACCAGTACCGTGAGGGAAAGGTGAAAAGCACCCCGGAAGGGGAGTGAAACAGATCCTGAAACCGTATGCCTACAAGTAGTCAGAGCCCGTTAACGGGTGATGGCGTGCCTTTTGTAGAATGAACCGGCGAGTTACGATGGCGGGCGAGGTTAAGCCGATGAGGCGGAGCCGCAGCGAAAGCGAGTCTGAACAGGGCGCATCAGTCCGTCGTCGTAGACCCGAAACCAGGTGATCTACCCATGTCCAGGATGAAGGTCAGGTAACACTGACTGGAGGTCCGAACCCACGCACGTTGAAAAGTGCGGGGATGAGGTGTGGGTAGCGGTGAAATGCCAATCGAACCTGGAGATAGCTGGTTCTCTCCGAAATAGCTTTAGGGCTAGCCTCGAGGTGAAGAGTTCTGGAGGTAGAGCACTGATTGGACTAGGGGCCCCCACAGGGTTACCGAATTCAGTCAAACTCCGAATGCCAGCAACTTGTACTCGGGAGTCAGACTGCGAGTGATAAGATCCGTAGTCGAGAGGGAAACAGCCCAGACCATCAGCTAAGGTCCCCAAGTGTATGTTAAGTGGAAAAGGATGTGGCGCTGCACAGACAACTAGGATGTTGGCTTAGAAGCAGCCACCATTCAAAGAGTGCGTAATAGCTCACTAGTCGAGTGGCGCCGCGCCGAAAATGTAACGGGGCTAAACATACCACCGAAGCTATGGATCCCGTAAGGGATGGTAGGAGAGCGTTCCAAGCAGCAGTGAAGCGGTACCGTGAGGAGCCGTGGAGCGCTTGGAAGTGAGAATGCCGGTGTGAGTAGCGAAAAGAGGGGTGAGAATCCCCTCCGTCGAAAGCCCAAGGTTTCCTGAGGAAGGCTCGTCCGCTCAGGGTTAGTCTGGACCTAAGCCGAGGCCGAAAGGCGTAGGCGATGGACAACAGGTTGATATTCCTGTACCGCCGTACCACCGTTTGAACGATGGGGGGACGCAGAAGGATAAGGTGACCGTGCGACTGGAAGTGCACGGACAAGCAGCAAGGCCGTCGGGTTGGCAAATCCGCCCGACACCAAGGTTGAGCTGTGACGTGGAGCCCGTAGGGCGAAGCACCGGATTTCACGCTGCCAAGAAAAGCCTCTAGTGAGGAGGTCGGCGCCAGTACCGCAAACCGACACAGGTAGGCGAGATGAGAATTCTAAGACGCGCGGGATAACTCTCGTTAAGGAACTCGGCAAAATGGTCCCGTAACTTCGGGAGAAGGGACGCTTATGGCAACATAAGCCGCAGTGAATAGGCCCAAACGACTGTTTAGCAAAAACACAGGTCTCTGCTAAATCGCAAGATGAAGTATAGGGGCTGACGCCTGCCCGGTGCTGGAAGGTTAAGGGGATGTGTCATCGCAAGAGAAGCACTGAACCGAAGCCCCAGTAAACGGCGGCCGTAACTATAACGGTCCTAAGGTAGCGAAATTCCTTGTCGGGTAAGTTCCGACCCGCACGAAAGGCGTAACGATTTGGGCACTGTCTCAACGAGAGACCCGGTGAAATCATAGTACCTGTGAAGATGCAGGTTACCCGCGACAGGACGGAAAGACCCCATGGAGCTTTACTACAGCCTGATATTGAGGCTTTGTACGCGATGTACAGGATAGGTGGGAGTCTGTGAAGCCGGAGCGCCAGCTTCGGTGGAGACACCCTTGGGATACCACCCTTTGCGTATAGAGTCTCTAACTCGCAGCCGTGATCCGGCTGGAGGACCGTGTCAGGCGGGTAGTTTGACTGGGGCGGTCGCCTCCTAAACAGTAACGGAGGCGCCCAAAGGTTCCCTCAGAATGGTTGGAAATCATTCGAAGAGTGCAAAGGCAGAAGGGAGCTTGACTGCGAGACCTACAAGTCGAGCAGGGACGAAAGTCGGGCTTAGTGATCCGGTGGTTCCGCATGGAAGGGCCATCGCTCAACGGATAAAAGCTACCCTGGGGATAACAGGCTGATCTCCCCCAAGAGTCCACATCGACGGGGAGGTTTGGCACCTCGATGTCGGCTCATCGCATCCTGGGGCTGGAGTAGGTCCCAAGGGTTGGGCTGTTCGCCCATTAAAGCGGTACGCGAGCTGGGTTCAGAACGTCGTGAGACAGTTCGGTCCCTATCCGTCGTGGGCGCAGGAAATTTGAGGAGAGCTGTCCTTAGTACGAGAGGACCGGGATGGACGCACCGCTGGTGTACCAGTTGTTCCGCCAGGAGCATCGCTGGGTAGCTACGTGCGGACGGGATAAGTGCTGAAAGCATCTAAGCATGAAGCCCCCTCCGAGATGAGATTTCCCTTTGAGCAATCAAGAAAGACCCCTCAGAGACGATGAGGTAGATAGGTCATGGGTGGAAGCGTGGTGACACGTGGAGCTGAATGATACTAATCGGTCGAGGCTTTGATCTAGTCTATGGTTTGTGTTGATGAATCCTCAGTTTTCAGGGAACAAGCCCTAAAACAATATTGACATGCGTATGACGCGGTGTTAATATTCATTTTGTCTGGTGGCGATAGCGAGACGGCCACACCTGTTCCCATGCCGAACACAGAAGTTAAGCGTCTCAGCGCCGAAAGTAGTTGGGGGATCTCCCCCTGTGAGGATAGGACGTTGCCAGGCAAGATCGTTCCGCAATAGCTCAGTGGTAGAGCAACCGGCTGTTAACCGGTAGGTCGTAGGTTCAAATCCTACTTGCGGAGCCAATTTAGGCCCGTTGGTCAAGCGGTTAAGACACCGCCCTTTCACGGCGGTAACACGGGTTCGAATCCCGTACGGGTCACCAATATGGAGGATTAGCTCAGCTGGGAGAGCACCTGCCTTACAAGCAGGGGGTCGGCGGTTCGATCCCGTCATCCTCCACCATCTTTATTTATTAATTCAAACCTATATATATGCCGGTGTAGCTCAGTTGGTAGAGCATCTGACTTGTAATCAGAGGGTCGAGGGTTCGAATCCTTTCGCCGGCACTCCTCGGGGGGGTAGCGAAGTGGCTAAACGCGGCGGACTGTAAATCCGCTCCTTCGGGTTCGGCGGTTCGAATCCGCCCCCCCCCACCAGGTTTGAGCCATTAGCTCAGTTGGTAGAGCATCTGACTTTTAATCAGAGGGTCGCAGGTTCGAGCCCTGCATGGCTCACCATTTTTTGCGGAAGTAGTTCAGTGGTAGAATACGACCTTGCCAAGGTCGGGGTCGCGGGTTCGAATCCCGTCTTCCGCTCCATATTCTTACCCATTCATGGGGCCTTAGCTCAGCTGGGAGAGCGCCTGCCTTGCACGCAGGAGGTCAGCGGTTCGATCCCGCTAGGCTCCACCATATGTTTTTTTCTTAAGTTATTGATGACTTAAGTTTTTTTTTGCCTAAAACCATGAACCATTCACTTGAGAGTACAGAGAAAGGCAGCCTGCCACCATTCAGGCTGCCTTTTTGTATGTTTATTCATAATAGTGCCGAGTTGAACCAAATGAATGATAGCGTTTACAATTTAACTAAACCAGGCGAGAATTCTCCCTCCTCTAAGCGTCTTGGGGCGTAGCCCAGTGTAGGTGGGGGATGAATCGCCCGGTCCAAAAGTCTTCTCTCCCTATGACAGATGTAAGGTAGCGAAGTCCATCGGGGACGTCAGCTGGTATGAGTTCGTCCGGCAGTTGGAATACAAATATACCTTCTATGGACGGACGCTCATCAAGGCGGATCAATGGTACGCATCGACGCAGATCTGTTCTTCTTGTGGCGTCAAAGGCGAGAAGAAGACGATGGATGTTCGTGAATGGACGTGTACTCATTGTGGTGTTCATCATGATCGAGACATCAACGCAAGCATCAATCTGTTAATGTTGGCAAACTAAAACGAATTCCTTCAGGGTGGGAACCACCCGACGAGCTTGGTAAATAATCGTGGCTAATAAAAGTACGATCTTCCCAAGAAGCTCCCACTTCAATTTGCGAAGTAAATAAGTGGCGAGTAGTTCAACTATCAAGCGTATAAAGGGGGAATGGCGATGCAATGGTCATATATTCATGTACCACTTCGTTATGGTCAGGGGAAACTTGGGGTCGATCAAGGACCGATGAAGTTGAACGAACTAGGGATGGAGAAACTTCTTCCAACAGGGACGGTTAAACAAACGATACGCGTGTTACCGGAATCTGAAATTCGTGAAAATGAAGAACATTTGAAGCGGGTAGATGGTGTATTGCACACTGTTACGGAATTGGCAGAAGTGATAGATAGCGAAATTAGAGCGAATCGATTCCCATTGATCGTTGGGGGCGATCATAGTATGGCAATCGGCACACTCGCAGGACTAGCAAAAACGGGACCATTTGGTGTCATTTGGGTAGATGCCCACGCTGACTTGAATACGGGGGATACCTCACCATCTGGTAATATTCATGGAATGCCACTTGCTGCAGCTATGGGGATGGGGGATATACGTCTGACAGAAGTAGGTGGGCGTGATTCGAAGTTATCGCCAAATCATTTGGTGTATATTGCCCTTCGTGATATCGATGAAGGAGAAATAAACGAAATCAATCGACTCGGTATAAAAGTCATTACCGTAGAAGAAGTTCGTACGCGTGGGGTCGATGTGATCATGCAAGAGGCGCTCAGCTATCTTCGTGAACGAGTAGACCGTTTTTATATCAGTTTTGATATGGACAGTCTCGATGCGTCACTCGTTCCGGGTACAGGAACACCGGTTGATGGTGGTCTAACAGAAGTCGAGGCCAAAGCGATTTTAAAAGAAGCGATGCAGGCAGAAGATTTGATTGCCGTAGAGCTCGTCGAATTGAATCCGGCATTAGACCGGGACGACATGACGGCTCAATTGGCCTACCGTCTGTGTGAAACGATTATAAAATCTAAAGAAAACCTGTTATTGGAAGGCGAAACCGTCTGATTTCCTTACAGTTTCCAAACCCGTTTGCTACAATGGGGGTGGAAACTTTTTTTACTTTAATGAAACTAATTCAACTGGTGAGACGTATATAGAAATGACCGCATGTGTTGCGGAGAGGGGAAGTGGATTGATGGAACGGCTGACCACCCGTTTGGTTGACGAATTGAGGGCGGGGAATCACGATTCGTTTGCCGAGCTGGTAGAACTATACAAGGATGGCGTCTTTGCAATCGCCTATAAAATTTTGTATGATCGTGGCGAAGCGGAAGACGCTGCCCAAGAAGCATTCATACGTGCATATACACGAATTGATACGTATGATGCGCAATACAAGTTCAAAACATGGCTCTATCGAATTACGACGAACGTTGCCATCGATCGATTGAGGAAACGGAAACCGGAGTATTCAATGGATGCAGAAATTGCGGGTACAGACGGTTTGACTTATCAAGACCACTTAGCTGATGAAGCACCTCAACCCGATGCCCAAGTGGTTCATCGCGAAATTCGAAGTGAGATGCATGAAGCCATCAAACAACTTCCGGACAAATACCGCATTCCCTTACTATTAAAATATGTGGATGATTTGTCGCTAAAAGAAATTAGCGTGATGATTGACATGCCGGTCGCAACAGTTAAAACAAGGATCTTCCGGGGAAGAGAAATGTTAAAAACAATCTTTCAAAATAGGGAGGGGTTCAATTGACTCCTGAAGAAAAAGTACAACAATATTTGGAAGATGGCGTTTTGCCCGAAGAATCTGACGAATTGCGTCAATTGTTAGAAGACGATGAATTATATGAGTCTTATCTACAATATGAACGAATCGACGCAGAACTGAAAGCATTGCCTCGTCCAAAGTTATCAGCGGATTTTACGACCCGTGTGATGGCCGCTATACCTGAAACACCGGTGCAAAAAGGGCCTGACACGGTTGTGTCGTTATCCAAATCTGTGCGCAAAGAGCGTAAGCCACATTCAAAACAAATGATTTGGTTACAGCGCCACCCAGGTTTGATTGCCGCAGTCCTATTCTTTAGTTTGATGTCTAGTGCGACACTTGGATTATGGAGTAGTGCTTCGGAGACGATGACGTATACAAAAGTACCAGGTGTCGTCGTATCAGAGAATGAAGTGATTGTGCCAGCGGGTGTTACTGTCGAGAAAGACATTACCGTCCAAGGTGGCGATTTACGGATTGAAGGTACCGTCCAAGGTGACGCGACAGCTGTCAATGGTCGTGCGTATTTAGCAAGTGCCGGGCAAGTGACAGGTGAACTTGAACAAATCGATCAGATGTTCGAGTGGATCTGGTATTCCATGAAACAACTTTTCTAAAGACGCTTCCGGCGTCTTTTTTCGTTTCAATCTCGTTTCGTTTTGGTGTGACGCAATGCGTATATACAAAAATGATGATATAATGGAATTTGCACGATTTAGCTAGGTAGTTGAGGAGGGGAGCATTTGCCGCTACTTGAACAAGTATCATATTTCTCATTTTTAAATCTTTCAGAAAACGTACATTGGTACGATTATTTGAACGATGTTTTAGATATCGTCGTCG encodes:
- the truA gene encoding tRNA pseudouridine(38-40) synthase TruA, yielding MRRIKLTVAYDGTNYAGYQVQPNGNTVQAEIETVLARMHRQPVKIVASGRTDAGVHALGQVIHFDTSLQMPAERFVKALNAMLPDDIHVKQAEEADALFHARYGAKRKEYRYYIRKTEDPFRRHYAATVTYTLNLESMCQAMKLLVGTHDFTSFSVTKAEVEDRVRTIYETEVLEVDDEIIFRFVGSGFLYNQVRIMVGTVIEIGRGKYEPADIAQMLEARDRRMAGITAPPHGLYLWNVNYEKVD
- the rocF gene encoding arginase; protein product: MQWSYIHVPLRYGQGKLGVDQGPMKLNELGMEKLLPTGTVKQTIRVLPESEIRENEEHLKRVDGVLHTVTELAEVIDSEIRANRFPLIVGGDHSMAIGTLAGLAKTGPFGVIWVDAHADLNTGDTSPSGNIHGMPLAAAMGMGDIRLTEVGGRDSKLSPNHLVYIALRDIDEGEINEINRLGIKVITVEEVRTRGVDVIMQEALSYLRERVDRFYISFDMDSLDASLVPGTGTPVDGGLTEVEAKAILKEAMQAEDLIAVELVELNPALDRDDMTAQLAYRLCETIIKSKENLLLEGETV
- a CDS encoding P-loop NTPase, which translates into the protein MLTVEQVREELAGLVDPTINRTLGDTAGVKDIRIKEDYVSVKVALGQTGSGEQLQLQQEIVTLLKGKGFKTVGLRFEALNDESLKEATKPAILRENSGTTFIAIASGKGGVGKSTVSVNLAVALARAGKKVGLIDADIYGFSVPDMLGIEERPVVRGEKIIPVERFGVKVISMGFFVEDNAPVIWRGPMLGKMLNNFFNDVEWGDLDYLLLDLPPGTGDVALDIHSMLPSCQELIVTTPHATAAFVAARAGAMAIKTNHKLLGIIENMAYFESKLTGEKEYVFGYGGGEKLSEALKSKLLAQIPLGQPYDNEEDFAPSVYRDGHPFEHTYDELAQAVIKQIEG
- a CDS encoding KinB-signaling pathway activation protein, with the protein product MFWTTLVFGTLFGFLMNLLANPGYLVSQSWEAIVTALSYSSTWTGISMMGFFAYLIIHRVGLDLFRGPRLWNRVQVLLIAFAIFDAVYLRMLAFGNDHMWRYIGEMLVLLIVAWVVAASKAKQTNMSAFIPTLFLMTVITLIEWIPALQTTDEIPLLWPALATLVFANAYQVLMLHRFQQTGQVTEPASSEVAKKKTKKQMPSKSS
- the rplM gene encoding 50S ribosomal protein L13, which encodes MRTTFMAKASEVERKWLLIDAEGKTLGRLTSEVASLLRGKHKPTFTPHVDCGDHVIIINAEKIKLTGNKLNDKIYYRHSGHPGGLKSQTAKELLAKRPERMLELAIKGMLPKGSLGRQQFNKLHVYAGTEHKHEAQKPEVYELRG
- the rpsI gene encoding 30S ribosomal protein S9, with the translated sequence MADVRYYGTGRRKHSVARVHLVAGDGKVVVNGRDISEYFGHETLIMMAKSPLVLTETEGKYDVIVNVNGGGYTGQAGAIRHGVSRALLQADPEFRPSLKEKGFLTRDARMKERKKYGLKAARRAPQFSKR
- the sigW gene encoding RNA polymerase sigma factor SigW — translated: MERLTTRLVDELRAGNHDSFAELVELYKDGVFAIAYKILYDRGEAEDAAQEAFIRAYTRIDTYDAQYKFKTWLYRITTNVAIDRLRKRKPEYSMDAEIAGTDGLTYQDHLADEAPQPDAQVVHREIRSEMHEAIKQLPDKYRIPLLLKYVDDLSLKEISVMIDMPVATVKTRIFRGREMLKTIFQNREGFN